From the Globicephala melas chromosome 8, mGloMel1.2, whole genome shotgun sequence genome, the window ATGCAGAAGGTGTAATGGATTTGGGAGGGCGCTGCTAAAGGTCTTGTAGAGGGCAAAGAGTGGGCACCAGAGCCAAGCGTCCCAAGGGTCTTGCCCTGTCCTCACTGCTGGACACAACTAGACTTGGAAGTGGCATGTATTGAATGGATTGAGTGGACATCCGTGCAGAGGCTGAACCAGCCTTCACCCTTACGTAGATATAACCCTGAACTCCCTATCCCCATTCAGGAAGGGCCTCTTACCTAGCTCTGATGGGATCACCAGCTTCCGCTTTTCCCCCTCACACATCCTGTAGGACAATACATGTTCAGCATGTGGCAGCACCcaggctccctgcccccaccccatacCTGGAGCTTGCCTCCCACAGTTCACCTCCTGGACCACAGCCATGGCCCCTCGACTCACCCTAGCAGCCCCTGGTCCCAGCCCTTGATGACCTGGCCCGTGCCCAGGGAGAAGACAAAGGGCTGGTTCTGGGGCAGGCTGCTGTCAAACTCTGTTCCATCTTCCAGCTTACCCTGTGAGACCATGGGAAGGCCAGTGAGGAGGAGGGTCTGCTctgacacccccacccccaggtgctCTTCCCATCAAGGTGGCAGCCCACAGCACTGGCGGCCATAGTCCTAGAAAGGGACAGAACCTTGGGCAGCTCACAGTACATTGCACTGCTTGCTGGTGCCAACTGGGAGTAGACAGTTAAGAGCAAGATAGGATCATGCAAAGTAGATGaggagacttgcccaaggtgaccCACCTTTTGGCAGACACACCTGGCTCCCAAGTCCTTTCTGGTCCCCGGAaggcccacccacccccaaaagCTCCACTTCCTCACCCACCGTGTAGTGCATGTGCAGGACGTCCCCTTTGCGTGATTTGATGGGACAGTGGTCTACCCGTTTCTTGACTCCGATCTGCAGCTTCCGTTTGCCCTCGGCCCCGGCGGCCGTGACCAGGGCGCTCAGGCAGATGGACAATACTGTCAGGACCCAGCTCAGCCTCATGTTTCTGCGGGGACAGACCCCGACCAACCAACCGGGGGAGAGGAACGGGAGGGCATGGAATACGAGCAAGTACCAGGAGGATTCCACCCCACCGTACCTTGCCTGCCCCTGGGGATCCCCTTGTCCCGTgtcaccgccccctcccccaggctccgcGGCCACACTTACCAGTCCAGGGAGAAGGGGGCTTGCCCGAGGACCCCAGCAGCGGGGGGAGGGGGtcaggggaggccacagcagccaGGGTCCAGCCCCTTTGCTCACCCCCTGCCCTTCCGTCCCTCCCAGTCCCCAGCTCTGCTCTTCAATTCCCCCCTGTCCCTTTCCGCAAAGTCCAAACCCTATCTGGCTGCGCAGCAGTTGCCCCAACCGGGCGACCCCATTCACGCCACACCCAATTGCCTCCCGCCCAGCAAACCCACACCTCTGCGGCTGCCGCAGGGGGTCGGCCCCGAGGCACCCACACATCGCCACTGGGTGGCTCCGGGGAGCCCCTGTCCTCCGGGGGTACCCCCCAGGCTGGTCCTGTGCCTCCGCCCGAGGCGCCGCCCCAACTCTGAGCCCTCGGGGGCCTGCGGGGCACCCAGACTGGCCCCGTGTCGGGTGGCCGCCGAGCCCGCTCCACCCACACCACCTCTCCCGGGGGAGTTCTCGGCCTACCGCGCCCCCAGGCACGGCCACCACGGAGACCGCCCCCGCGTGGACGCCCCGGGCCATTACCTGGGCCTACCCCTTCGCTGGGCTCCTTAGCCCCACCCTTTAGAGGGCGTGGTTCCGCCCCCGGCCCTGTAGTCCCGCCCCCGACAGGACTAGACCCCTTTTCCTGAACTGTAGCCGCGCCACTCACCGGCTGAGGCCGCGCCCCCAGTGCCTGGGCTCCTTCCCCCTCGGTCTCCAAACCCGAGGCTCCTCCTTCCGCCTGTTCCAGCTCCTCCTCCAAGGGCCAGCCTCCGTCCCTCACCAGTCctagccccgcccccagccctggaGCTCCGCCTTCCACTGGCACAAGCTCAGAGGTCCCACCCGTCTCCGTTCCACGTCCCGCCCCGACTCCCGGAGCCCCGCCCCGTGAGGCGTGAGAACCCTCCCCCTGCGGCATCCCCAGACAGCTCTGACCCCAACCTTCAATTCCCTCGTAACCTATCCCTTGTTGACACTCAGAGCCCCGGCCCGCTCCTGCCCCGCCTAATCCAGCCTGCCCCCTTGCACCCCGGCTCCCCACAGCCCGGGCtgtggcccccgctcacctcctCGCCGCGCCCCCGGAGTCAACCCCAGTCCTGCTGCCGTCTCTGCGCAGGCGCGTCATCGTTGCCACCAGACCCGGCCACGCCGCCCGCCCTCATTGGACCGTGCGAAACCCGCGGCCATACGCCCGCCTGGGCGGCCTTCTCTAGCTCCGCCCCCCGCGCCGCCATGTGACTTATGCGTCAGGTCCGGTGGCTCTGTAGTCCGTAAGGTTAGGTGAAAGTGACTTCTGAAAGGGCCGAAGGCACTTCCGGTCGAGGTGAAAGTAAGGTCAGGTGGGCGCGGGTTCGCGGCGGGGGTCTTAAGACACCATTTTATGTCGCCCCCAGCCTCTCCTGTCTGCCCCTGAGCCTCTTCAGGATCCACAATCCTCAGTTGCTGTGGAAAGAACCTGGCTTCAGAGTGagctctgggtttgaatccagggtCTGCCACTCATtgacaggctgtgtgaccttgagcaagttccttGGCCTGGTAACTCGGGCTTGATAACATCCACCCCGCAGGGCCCCTGTAGGATCGCTGCAAGTGACGTGCACTGCCAGGCCCTGGTCCACGGCGAAtgctctctcccttttttctctcccGGTGTACAGGCCTGCCTCTACCTGCTGCACAATGACCCCTGAATCACGACTGTAATGGTCTGGCTGGGTCCGTTCCCCAACCGGACTTATTTCCAGGCACCACAGCACCCAGGAGTGAACATCTGTCCATTGAAGTAATGAACCTGCAGTTGGGAGGCAGATAAGCCTAAGTTGAGTGTTAGGGAGAGAGTCGACCTGAGGTCAAATCCCCAGGTCAGTCAGAGTTTTCGAGCCTATTTCCTCAACTGAAAAAGGAAGATTACAACACTCAGAATTGAGGACTAGGCGAGAAGGCACATACGAAGCAGTGTGCACGCTGGGCAGGCTTAAATGGCCTTGGGAGGTGGTAGCTACTGTCCCTAACCCTCATCTGTCTCACTCTAATTGAGCTCTGGCATTTTGGGTGACAGAATAGctgagaaaattatttgaaa encodes:
- the FKBP2 gene encoding peptidyl-prolyl cis-trans isomerase FKBP2 isoform X3; amino-acid sequence: MRLSWVLTVLSICLSALVTAAGAEGKRKLQIGVKKRVDHCPIKSRKGDVLHMHYTGKLEDGTEFDSSLPQNQPFVFSLGTGQVIKGWDQGLLGMCEGEKRKLVIPSELGYGERGAPPKIPGGATLVFEVELLKIERRSEL
- the FKBP2 gene encoding peptidyl-prolyl cis-trans isomerase FKBP2 isoform X2, with amino-acid sequence MTRLRRDGSRTGVDSGGAARRNMRLSWVLTVLSICLSALVTAAGAEGKRKLQIGVKKRVDHCPIKSRKGDVLHMHYTGKLEDGTEFDSSLPQNQPFVFSLGTGQVIKGWDQGLLGMCEGEKRKLVIPSELGYGERGAPPKIPGGATLVFEVELLKIERRSEL
- the FKBP2 gene encoding peptidyl-prolyl cis-trans isomerase FKBP2 isoform X1 yields the protein MARGVHAGAVSVVAVPGGAVGRELPRERWCGWSGLGGHPTRGQSGCPAGPRGLRVGAAPRAEAQDQPGGYPRRTGAPRSHPVAMCGCLGADPLRQPQRNMRLSWVLTVLSICLSALVTAAGAEGKRKLQIGVKKRVDHCPIKSRKGDVLHMHYTGKLEDGTEFDSSLPQNQPFVFSLGTGQVIKGWDQGLLGMCEGEKRKLVIPSELGYGERGAPPKIPGGATLVFEVELLKIERRSEL